In Phycisphaerae bacterium, one genomic interval encodes:
- a CDS encoding OFA family MFS transporter → MTNDSISAPAPLMNRWLVVIGAVLIQLCLGAIYAWSVFTPPLTAEPFNFSKVQTQVIFSVGLAAFALVMIKAGMWQAKLGPTRVARLGAVVLGLGYILGGLASMSLTGPSAFCAILVTVGLIGGAGIGLAYVVPIAVGVKWFPDKKGMITGLAVAGFGFGALIWIYLGQGLPDWTHIEWDGLIKPLGVGKVFLIFGIAFLVLILVGSIWMKNPPENYRPAGWEPASTPGAAGSSSAQFDWDQMLRTPQFYMLWAMFIFGALAGLMVIGIIKLFGIDALQAGGMDPRQASLTAGTAMALFYALANGFGRIIWGTVSDKLGRKASLVLMMGAQGIVMLLFFHMGGTPALLYLGAALVGFNFGGNFALFPAATADFFGNKNVGKNYPWVFSAYGIGGIVGPIMAGRFGDAVGSRGVEAWKPAFIIAGVACLIAAVIGLMLKPPRPKAIA, encoded by the coding sequence ATGACAAACGACTCCATCTCAGCTCCCGCGCCGCTTATGAACCGCTGGCTGGTCGTCATCGGCGCCGTCCTCATCCAATTGTGTCTTGGGGCGATCTATGCCTGGTCCGTCTTTACCCCGCCGCTGACCGCTGAGCCGTTCAACTTCAGCAAAGTCCAGACCCAGGTCATCTTCTCAGTGGGGCTTGCGGCTTTCGCGCTGGTCATGATCAAGGCCGGTATGTGGCAGGCGAAGTTGGGCCCGACGCGAGTGGCCAGGCTCGGTGCCGTTGTCCTTGGCCTCGGATACATTCTCGGCGGTCTTGCGAGCATGTCACTGACCGGACCAAGTGCATTCTGTGCCATCCTGGTGACCGTCGGATTGATCGGCGGCGCGGGCATCGGCTTGGCATACGTCGTCCCGATCGCCGTAGGCGTAAAGTGGTTCCCGGATAAGAAGGGCATGATCACCGGTCTCGCGGTGGCCGGTTTCGGTTTCGGAGCCCTGATCTGGATCTACCTCGGGCAGGGATTGCCCGACTGGACGCACATCGAGTGGGACGGACTCATCAAGCCTTTGGGTGTCGGGAAGGTGTTCCTGATCTTTGGCATCGCCTTCCTCGTGCTCATTCTCGTCGGCTCGATCTGGATGAAGAACCCGCCCGAGAACTACAGGCCCGCCGGTTGGGAACCGGCTTCAACGCCCGGCGCGGCCGGCTCTTCATCCGCCCAATTCGATTGGGACCAGATGCTCAGAACACCCCAGTTTTACATGCTGTGGGCTATGTTCATCTTCGGCGCGCTGGCCGGCCTGATGGTGATCGGCATCATCAAACTCTTCGGGATCGACGCATTACAGGCCGGTGGAATGGATCCCCGCCAGGCATCCCTTACCGCAGGCACGGCCATGGCTCTCTTTTACGCCTTGGCCAACGGTTTCGGCCGGATTATCTGGGGTACCGTCTCGGACAAGCTTGGTCGAAAGGCCTCGCTGGTGCTCATGATGGGGGCCCAGGGCATCGTCATGCTTCTTTTCTTCCATATGGGAGGCACGCCCGCCCTCCTCTATCTCGGAGCGGCCTTGGTGGGCTTCAACTTCGGCGGCAATTTCGCTCTCTTTCCGGCCGCGACGGCTGACTTCTTCGGCAACAAGAATGTGGGCAAGAACTACCCTTGGGTCTTCAGTGCATACGGCATCGGCGGAATCGTCGGCCCCATCATGGCCGGCCGGTTTGGCGATGCCGTCGGCTCCAGGGGCGTCGAGGCGTGGAAGCCGGCCTTTATCATTGCCGGTGTTGCCTGTCTCATTGCGGCGGTAATCGGGCTGATGTTGAAGCCGCCAAGACCGAAGGCCATCGCCTGA